TGTCCTGCCTGGCCACACAATCCCTTTCTAAGGTGGTCTGACACAATCTTCTATATACTTTCACCATATCCTCTAATCATAataaacaccacaccaccatcatatccatcaccaaaatagtaTTTATTACACGTCAAAACCACTCCCACCATATCAGACTCCTTACCACTTTATCATGAACAAAAATTGTACATGTAGAGGATTTTGCTAATGTAACACCAGTTACCTTATTACAATTTTATTGCACAACTTATCATTATTCATAAAGTTCCTTCAAACATCACAGAACACAATGACATACATGAGAATGTAGAAAAATATGCATGAATACCATACATGCCTCCAACTAGTAACTGGAATGAAGAGGACCTTCCCTGGCAAGTCACTAGATTGTTTGACATGATTGCACTTCCTCACTCCATACACATGATGAGATGGGTGTCCTGTAAGTTATAGAAAAGTGAATGCCTACCACAACAGAACCACAGACTGGGacacaatgaaaggaaaaagtataACTGAAAATGTAATGGCAATAATATATAGACTTTATTGCCACTGAAGTAACTTTCTCTACATGCCTCTTCTGTGAATATGTAAGGGAAGAAATACTtttaaccaattttttttctctagcaaGTGAAAACACTAACACTACATTAAAAAAACCATTAACTGTAATTAATTCTATACACTACACATACAATGAAATACTTACAAATGACTACTTTCGTGAGCAATGAAATACTGAACCTCTGATATACATCCTGCCCTAAGAGCAATGAGACTATGCTGCATAACTTCCATGCACTGTTGCTTTAATAACCAAGTATATCATGGGAATGGGATCTTGCTACTCAACAGTAGTACTGGATCTTGTGCTGATGACTATTTTCATGACCTCAATTTCTGTTCTGCATGTTGAAGCTGTCAAGTCAGCAAGCTTTTCTCGAAGAAGTTCAGATATTTGTCTGTATCCAACAGCCTTCATCTGTTGTTTGAGGTTGTTGCAAACCTTTGTGTCTGGTAGGTGCTGGTGACTGATGTTTGTCTCCATATCTTGCAGAAGAGGCCCAATGCCAAGTACCTTGCTAGAGGTGAGACTTGGCAGTGTCCCTGCATTTGTGTAAGAGTATAGGAGAGAGAGCTTCAAGTTATCATCTCTTGAATAACTGCCGCAGGCTCCTTCCCTGAGATGACTATGCAAACAGCTAGCTGTTACCTGTGGTTTACCACAACTGCAGCAAATGTAGACAACTTTATGCTTCATAAGGTGCTTTTTGAGCATTTCCGGAGAGAGAGGTTCTAGGCCACACACCTCACACTTCATCACTTCTTGAGGTGCACTGTGTTCATGAGCTGCAAAGTGCTGATTGGCAAGGGACAGCTCACTAAACAACTGATAACACACTGGACACTGAAACACCAcattctttttgtcttgttcCTGGTTTTTCCTGCGTAGCCACCACACATATTTCATGCCCTCCTCATTCCTGTGGTTGAGGTAGATGTGGCTCCTGAGGGAGCTAGAGGTGCTGTAGGGCTTTTGACATATGCGGCAAATATGCCTGCATGGGTTGTGGGTCTCCAAGTGGTCCCGGTAATGGGCTTTAATTCGAGCACGAAAGTCACATTTGTCACAAGCATAAAGGTTTTGGGTGTGGTTGCGGTAGTGGGAGTACAATCCTCCAATGTTGGCGGTGGCAAAGTCACAGTCTGGACATGTGAAGGCTTTCTTGGTCATGTGTTTGGCACAGTGCCGCCTACAGGAAGTCAGAGAACGAACAGCAACTTACACTCACGACATGTAAACATGGCAGGAGCATCTCGCttttctgacaatttcttcTCGGGGTAAACCTTGTCTATGATGTCATCCACAAAACTGAGGTCAGTTTGAGCAATCCACTTGTGGAGGTGTTCCTTCTGTTGAGGATTAGAGAAGAGTGGGAGGGTGGGAATGTGCTGAAAGCGTGATGGGCCAACACTCTTGGTTATGTCAGAGCTACATTTAGTGGAGTTCagcgtagactgggaggaggtTAATTGATGCAACATGTCACTTCTGTCCCTCAGCAGAACTTCATCACATTCTCCTTTAGGTAGATGCATGGTAGTGAAAGCTTCTTTATCCCTGAAATGAGTTTATAATTTAATAAATTTGTTATTGTAATGAACATAACAACTATTTCCATTTACATACCTCACAATCATCATAATTGGAAATGCATGCTCTAAACCCATTGCAACTCACACTGTCTCTCCTCTGAGTTGGTCCACTTTAGGAGGtcgtcctcttttcctcttttctgctACTCTACCTCTCGGCTTGCAAGTACCACTTCTctgccattcttcctcctcagctTCATCCTTTTGGAGAGCATCAGCATTAGAgatttcttctgctcctccctcTGCAGAGGTCAAGGGACTAGCAGGATGCTTAGAAAGTAACTGGTCTTGGAGAACCTGGTCATCCTGCCATACACTGCATCGGTGCTTGTCAAACTGTCGCTGCTTTGGGAAAAGCTTGTCACAGTCAAGGCAAAGTGTACCATTTGCTTCTACCTtgaattttcttcttattggtTGAGGCTCTTGCTGACctattaattcttcttttcgTGGACAACCCAACTTTCTTTGCACCTTCCTCCCATTGACATGTCGGACAGCTTCTGCTGTGTTGTTACCATGGGGTGGGGAAAGAGGACTCAATTCAAACATGCAATGATTTATGTTGGATAGATCTTGTGGATGGTTTGCTGATATGTGGCTCAAGATCTCAGCTTGTGATGGTGCAAACTTCTGGCATGGCCAACATACAAACACAGTGTTACAGGTCTGGGTGGCTGGAACCTGGCACCCTGCAATAATGAACAGTAATGATTTAGATTAGTTTTCCATCACATAATTTAGCTTTACAGGTTAACTTACTTCCTACAACTATGGCAAAAACTCAGTTGATTAattcaaataaaacaaatctGCAAAATGTACACAATACTTACTTCCACTTATAAAGAAGTAATGCAGCCTTATATATCCAATATTTCCTTGTGAATAAAGTGAATGATAATTACCTTCAGAGACCAAGCTGAATGTGTTGTCAGTATTGAGTATGAGGGTGTAGATTCCTGGGGAAGGCGTGTATTCTAACTCTGAACAATCCCCAGGTACAAGGCTCATGCTCTCGCTATTCAATAAAGCCCCATCCCCAAACCCGTGTGTCATGTTGCCATTAGAAGTTGATCTATCTTGATGTTCCACAAAGATCTCTTCTGTAGAACTGTTCCCTGCCTCATCATTAGCTTCATTTTTCAAACTTGGTAGTTCTCCTTCAACAGTGGTTCTATCATCTGGAACCACTTTTTTGGAAGCCTTACTATAAGTATTCTCCATCTGTTCTTGCACTTCATGGCTCATACCCCTTATGTTGTTAATGCCACTTTCATGAGGGATGTCCTCACATGGGCCTTCCACTACAAGATTAATTTTTGGCTTTTCTCTGTAAGCATATTCATATGTTATGTCAGCTCTATTCACATACAGTTTTTCCTGTATGCAATGCTTATCTTTTGATCCagcaggtgtggtgtgagttATATTTGATGGAGTTGTGTATGTGATGGAATCAGATGTCCAACTCTTCCCTTGTGGACTAGTGTGCACCaactttttctctgtttctctactGTCTTCTGCAATAATTTTATTGCCTCCATACATAGTTGAGAAAACATTACAGTTCTCGGAGATACTCATTTCAATGGAATGTGAAACGTTGCTCAAGTTGGAAGCCTCATTACTGGTGTCTTCACTCCTGCCAGCACATGGATATGCAGAACTCACATAGGAATCTGAttctacatttttcccttttccatatGCTGGATCATCCAAAGTACTTAAACTAGATGAGAAGTGTGTTTGGATAGGTTCAATCTTTGCTTCACTGATTCCACATTCAAGTCCCACCCTACTGATGACAAGTCCACTGCTGATtgactcctcttcttcactatcCCTGGGAAATAGGTCCTCTGATCTTGTGATGGAACTCCTGTGAGAGGCTTCAGAACCTTCAAAATTTGGCCTACACACTTTTGCCCTTAGCTCACCATCCTGTCTTTTATTCTCTGAAATTTCAATGAAAATAACATCTCCATCTTCACCTTCAAACGATCCTGTTTCTATACAAGTGTTGCTCAAATTTGACTTTGTACTTTCTTGAGACCTTGGAGTTACTACTTCAAAAAGTTTAGTTGTATTTTCATCCACTAATTTTGAAGCAACAGAGTTACAGTGTGAGGAAACAACTACACTAGACATGGGGCATCTTGAAGTGCTTGGGCATTCTGAAATTTGAGAAAGAATCCCAGGTGAATTTTCAAGCAGTGATGGACACTGCATTCTTGGGACAGTGGTCAGAAAAGGAGAGGTGGAACTGTTGTTTGTTGATGAGGCTACAGTGGTCTTAATGTTGGGGAAAGCATGGTCCACAGAGTCAGTCTTGCTCCTGAGACCTCCACTTCTTATGCTTGGTTGCTTTTGAAAATCTGCAAAAACCCGAAATAAGTAATGACAAATCCAAAATATATTTGggattaataaacaaaatatggcAGAATATCAAGCAAATAGCACTTATGATATTATATCACATACACCATGCATTTCCTTCTAGTTGTTGGGTTATGCATCCTTCTTTGGAATTCTTTGCCTACTTAAATCATCCAAACTGACTCATTAGTCACTCTTAAACAGTTGCTACATGGTGCTTTGGAAAACCTAATGATCAAGTATGATGAATTAATTACATTTTGTATTTATACAAATGCTGTATATGGTGTGCTATCCAGTCATTACTTATTCAAGTCTACAGCAAATTATTTACATCTTGGTCTGGCAAATTAACAGCGCTAAGCTCCCCTTAGTtctatcaactttttatttattatgtgcTATACTTTCATTAAGCAAGGAAGATAACCAAGTAACACAAGCAGGTAAGATACCAGCCTGACAGTACACTGCTAGCTACTTaccatgtttgtgtttgtgttctagGAAAGCATCCAGCTTGTGGAATGTCAGCTTGCAGATGCCACAGGTGAACAAGTCCATCGATAGGGAGTTccctgaaaaaacaaaaacaaaaaaaaacattcaaattcTGCTTGAACATGTAATTTCATGGATATGATTATCAATTCGTAGCTCTTATTCATTAAATAAGACTCAATAAAGTGCTGGAATCATTCAGTAAATAGCTATGCCACAAAATACCTGGTGAGAACAAAACgttatatttttagtttttcacCATAATCAACATGGTTTTCCTTATCCTATTCAtcatattgttctcaaaacctgtgcttctgtgcttgcacatTGCCTGGCTAAagtctttcaactttgtctatcgacttttacctttccttcttgctggaagtttgcctacattcagcctgttcctaaaaagggtgaccattctaattcctcaaactactgtcctatagctttaatctcttgcttgtctaaagttttttcatttatcctgaataggatgattctcaaacatctgtcacttcacaatcttctatctcatcgccagtatggcttacATCAAGGTcactactggtgatcttctggctttccttactgagtcttggtcatcctcttttagagatttcggtgaaacttttgctgttagcattagacatatcaaaagtttttgatagagtctggcataaagctttgatttcaaaactgccctcctacagcttctatccttttctctaactttatctcaaattttcttaccgactgttctattgctgctgtggtagatggccactgttcttctcctaaatctattaatagtggtgttcctcagggctttgtcctgtcaccctttctctttctattattcattaatgactttcttaaccaaacttcttgccctatccactcctaagctgatgataccaccttatatctttccacatcctttcagagatgaccaacccttcaggaattcAACAGATCAAATAGgaacgccacagaatgcctgccttctgatctttctaagatttccgattggggcagagaaaatctagtagttttcaatgcctcaaaaactcaattcctccatctatcaactcgatacaaccttccagataactatcccctcttcttcaatgacactcaactgtctccctcttccttactgaatatcctcggtctgtcctttactcataatcttaactggaaacttcacatcacatctcatctcatctcatgctaaaacagcttctatgaagttaggcattctgaggcatctccaccagtttttcttgcccctccaactgctaactctgtacaagggccttatttgTCATTGTATGGAGTTCTCTTCACATGTttaggggggttccagtcacacagttttactagatagggtagaatcaaaagcttttcatctcatcaactcccctcctctgactaactgtcttcagcctctttctcaccgctgaaatgttgcatcgctttctatcttttatcgctattttcatgctaactgttctactgatcttactaactgcatgcctcccgtcctcctgcggccttattgcacatggctttcttctttgtctcatctctattctgtccaagaGGGAGATATCgatgctccctaattttggctgacgcttttcctctttgtagagagccagcactcctgggtctctttttttttttttttttttttgcccttggctggtcccCTTCCccctatggaaaaaaaaacattatatatatatatatatatatatatatatatatatatatatatatatatatatatatatatatatatatatatatatatatatatatatatatatatatatatatatatatatatatatatatatatatatatatatatatatatatatatatatatatatatatatatatatatatatatatatatatatatatatatatatatatatatatatatatatatatatatatatatatatatatatatatatatatatatatatatatatatatatatatatatatatatatatatatatatatatatatatatatatatatatatatatatatatatatatatatatatatatatatatatatatatatatatatatatatatatatatatatatatatatatatatatatatatatatatatatatatatatatatatatatatatatatatatatatagatatatatatatatatatatatatatatatatatatatatatatatatatatatatatatatatatatatatatatatatatatatatatatatatatatatatatatatatatatatatatatatatctcatttTGAGTAATTTTACTTATACATATTTGTCACGAATTGTTTAAAACATTGTCAAccatttttaaagattttatttttcagGGAATGAGCTGATGGGCTGCAACACCCACACTTGTGACGGACTGATGAGCACTGAGGAACGCTATTAggtgtgtttgttcgtgtgtgcaTATTGCCATATTATTCGCGCACGCATGAAATCAATCATGGTGATTGATTCTTTTGCTTGAGCATGCTGCCACTGGCCAATagaaataatacataataaatatAGCCAATGAAGGGGGTTTGTGGAGCGAAACGACTTGATTTTAATCAGTCTGTGGAAGACATCTGAACAAGCATGGTGTCGCCTCAATTATTTCCATTGTATCACTAGattttatgaaaagaaataaaataatgacttcatattaatttcttagcatTGCTAGTCAGGTTAGGCTAGTTTACTTTGGTTGCATCAAGGTAACGGCTTCGTATTGATTTTTTAGCAAATTgctggtcaggttaggttagtttgcttTGATTAGATTGGGTTAGATGGTTAATTTGTTCTTAGGAAGAAATATCAACATTGTGTGCCTCAACTAAGTTAtgttagctaggttaggttaggttaaaggtaGGGTTAGGCTATTTTTGGTTAAATAGAGGTTTCAATAGGTTGGCATAGCCAGTGGAGGCAGCAAATACTTTCCACACCAGCAACAGTTAAAATTTTGGACAGTTACTTTTGTGGTAGCTACTGGCAATAATCGCACTGTAGATTAACCTCACTGGTTATGATACTGCCACTGTGCAAAGCTACTTTGTGGTAACGAAACTATTTTCTTCTGATACATTTCAGTCTCTTttgtattaatcttttttttatttacatagcaATACAGTACTTTCTGAGGGGATAGACTGTGTTtttagagggaagggagggagaggagatataaaaaaaaaaaagtagagatttGTTACGAAGACAAAGtgcaaaacatgaaaaataggtaaaaaattaTCAGGAAAAAAATTGGGTCAATATGCAGTTCCACCAACCATGGAATCTCTAATGTGGATTATGTTTTTCTAGTGAAAAaatgtagtgaattgattgatggTATGTCTTTTTCATCACAAATGAATATTTCTCAAGTTATGACTTTTTCAACTCCATCTTATGCCTACCTCTCCTTCCCATCAATCTTGGGAGATCTGTGAGAAATCAGAGTTTTTGGGCAGAGGAGCATTAAAATGAGTAATGCATGTTGCTAAAGAGAATGGAAATCACAAAATCAGTTAAAAATATCTCTGAAAATACTTTGATGGTGGAGGCGGCAGCTAACTGTGATGATGGCCAGTgttgctttgttattgttgggtAGAGTTGCCAACAATTCGCTACCTCTGGATTTGGGTCCATTGCAAAGGCCATCCTACGAAATTATATTCGGATCTTCCCCAAGGGTTACTAACCAAATCTAACATTATAACCTTATAGCTGGGGAAGCTGTAAGTAACCCCTAAGGGTTACTTACCAAACCCAACACTATAACCTCAATTTAAAGCACTTTAGAAAATTGTTcgttaaaaaaaactataaattgTTCCAGAAAAGCATTACAAAGCCTTCTAGAAAGTTAGAACATTGGGTTTGGTTGGTAACATTTGGGGCATCCAGCTAGGTTTTAATGTTAGGGTTTCTTCAGTAACAAATAAGGGTGTCTAGGGGGACAGCCTCCTCAGCTAAGTTAtaatgttaggtttggttagctaGTCTTTGGGGTTTTCGTTAAATGTACCTAATGGATAGTCAGTTGCACCATCAAAGTATTCTTAGAAATTTTTCAGTAATTTTGTTGATTTACGATTTCTTTTGCGAACCACATTACACGATTTAATGCTCCTCCACCCAAAAATCCCGATTCCCCAAAGATGCCCGAAAGATCAATGGGaatgagaggtaggcataagttggagttgaaaatagtcataattCGAAATATTACCACAACATGTAGTCGTGCCATGTGTTAATGAGAAGGACCGATAATAAACATGTCACGTGCCATtacataaacataaacataaataataggataacaaagggccaccagggcccatctaggttatcctgtatcagtcgcacagcgacctcatcatcagtacttaaagatacacttacaagtacacaatacattatatactaattctaaatatttggcccattaacagggctaagtcctgcagcgaaatcctctacaatttgtggtccccatacatggggatcatgtcttatttaactatagtaaatttcttataaaaactatcatgcagtgctatacataattataaatctaataaatttaagtgcttatctaatctgtttttaaacattgtcaaactagtgctatttacaaccgtctctggcaatgcattccagaagtctaccactctatgactaaagaaatattttcttatatctaacctgcagccttgctttctaatcttcctgccatgatttctagtcctatttccctcctctaaggtaaagaaagatctcacatctatgtagtttgtatctgagaacattttaaataactctatcatatccctcttatacatctcctctcaaatgaaaacatgtttaattcctttaatctatctctatactccaggcgctttaatgctggtatcatcctagttgctcttctctgaactgcttctaacatgttgatatcctgcctatagtggggtgaccaggcctgtatgcaatactctaaatggggcctaacataggaattatataagctacgcaccacttccttacttttataactaacatttctatttataaaacccaggatcctatttgccctatttcttgcttctaaacattgctttgaaaatttcatagtcctgtctatcactactcctaaatcctttccttcctctactgcctctagccaacatccctccatctcatagttaaagtttgtgttgtctttacctaaatgcataacctgacacttatcagaattaaactccatctgccacctgtctgcccatgctatcagcctgtccaggtctcgttgtattctgtaattgtccttttcaccctgtactgcacatgctatcttagtatcatctgcaaactttgatactttgctactaattcctatatctaaatcgttaatgtacaccaagaaaagaagaggtcctagcactgatccttggggtacccactaaccacttccttccactcagacattgccccatttaatactactctctgtttcctatcagaaagccattcactaatccaatcaactaacctaccccctatcccatgtagtctcaatttgtacactagcctcctatgcggtaccttatcaaacgccttgctaaaatctagatatataacatctatgctatttccatcatctaactccttggtaatatattctaagatatcgagcaaatttgtaagacaggacctccctgatctaaagccatgttgggtatctctaattaatctattctcatttaaatgctcccaaatactacccttaatgattttctctagtatcttacatactatactagttaaactgatcggtctataattattcgcatcatccttcctacctttttttaaatattggagtaacattagctaacttccagtcctgaggtatctcagcaaacctaagtgatctttcaaagattaacttaagtgcttcagaaatactgtctacaccctccctaagtactctggcatgtagctcatcaggaccactagctttcctatcgtctagttcaagaataaatttcctaataattcccggttttatatcaatattttctaaagctcttaaactactcgtcgcactgtttgtaacaggatttcctattctttcctagtaaatactgaagaaaattgttcattcaataattctactatgtcttcattttgatccactactacaccatcttttctgagtggtccaatcctatccttatttcttttatcactgaccttgtaataactatataatttttgggatctttactcccagctctagctagttttatctctgcctgccttttactttttttataaccttactcaaatcatctctgacctgtctgtacctaatcaaatctacatcttcccacttttctgcaactctctgtatgccctcttcttctctctgatctggctacctatctcatgagtccaccataatggcttcctgtttctctgccttatatctttgtaagggatacactgcatcactataccctttactacaaccttaaaaatatcccacatctcctgtgcagttttaattccaaaactatcttcccagtttacctctcctaataactgacgtaacctaccataattgcctttctgatagtttgggactctagtcttattcgctatattatccctactggaattaatgataaatctaattatatgatggtcactgtttgctaaagtctctcctacctcaacttccttgaGAAGGAACGATAGCAAACATTAACCTGGACATTTTCTTTGTACCTGTTATGGTGCCTTCCTTTTGAGGTTTCAGTTCCTAGTTTTTTTACACTTGGCTAGGAATGTTTTCACGAGGCTCACTAttatgttgtcattgttgttgtgtgcTGTCAGTCCCAAAAGTGTTCTAATTCctgtatcatttttctttctcgtgtctTCTAGCAATAATCGCTCCTCGGATACACCTTATTGGTCACGATACTGCCGCTGAGCCCACCTGTCAGAGTGAACCAGCCGCCGCGCCCGTGTTGTGATTGTCGCTTCTTGCACTAAACATTGTTGTCCTTATGGGAAAGTACTTCCTATTTAATGATTTAACCTCCTACACattttaaataattaataaactaTGATGTATGATCTTGTATGATCTTTATCTctattatatctttcttttattgccgTGATTACCATTCTACTTATAACAAATCTGTCACAAGTAACACCAAAATCAAGATCAGGCGGTATTCGGCTCATAACAGTCGCACGTGTCTGCTGCTCGTAGTGCAACTGCATCGTGAGACATCAAGTGGCCCAAAACAACGATTACTAGAAGCTATTCACGTCTACTACTACGAACAAAGGAGCATAATATCTCTGTGCTTGAAAAGAGATGCATTAAACCTACAGTGCTCAACGCTTCCTTTGCATATTCCGGTTGTCTGGCTGCTGTTTGATTGGCATTgtggaacaacaataacaatggtaatCCCTTGATCTGTAGCCACTGCCGTTGTTTTTTACATTTACCACGTTCTCATTTGGGACTTCAAATGTAAAGTATGAAGATTATGAATATATACAAATGAAAAGTTCTCATGGAATGGTAGCAATATGAAATTAGAGATAAATATAAAGATGCTAAGTTAA
Above is a genomic segment from Portunus trituberculatus isolate SZX2019 chromosome 40, ASM1759143v1, whole genome shotgun sequence containing:
- the LOC123516126 gene encoding LOW QUALITY PROTEIN: uncharacterized protein LOC123516126 (The sequence of the model RefSeq protein was modified relative to this genomic sequence to represent the inferred CDS: inserted 1 base in 1 codon); this encodes MCNKAAGGREACRNSLSMDLFTCGICKLTFHKLDAFLEHKHKHDFQKQPSIRSGGLRSKTDSVDHAFPNIKTTVASSTNNSSTSPFLTTVPRMQCPSLLENSPGILSQISECPSTSRCPMSSVVVSSHCNSVASKLVDENTTKLFEVVTPRSQESTKSNLSNTCIETGSFEGEDGDVIFIEISENKRQDGELRAKVCRPNFEGSEASHRSSITRSEDLFPRDSEEEESISSGLVISRVGLECGISEAKIEPIQTHFSSSLSTLDDPAYGKGKNVESDSYVSSAYPCAGRSEDTSNEASNLSNVSHSIEMSISENCNVFSTMYGGNKIIAEDSRETEKKLVHTSPQGKSWTSDSITYTTPSNITHTTPAGSKDKHCIQEKLYVNRADITYEYAYREKPKINLVVEGPCEDIPHESGINNIRGMSHEVQEQMENTYSKASKKVVPDDRTTVEGELPSLKNEANDEAGNSSTEEIFVEHQDRSTSNGNMTHGFGDGALLNSESMSLVPGDCSELEYTPSPGIYTLILNTDNTFSLVSEGCQVPATQTCNTVFVCWPCQKFAPSQAEILSHISANHPQDLSNINHCMFELSPLSPPHGNNTAEAVRHVNGRKVQRKLGCPRKEELIGQQEPQPIRRKFKVEANGTLCLDCDKLFPKQRQFDKHRCSVWQDDQVLQDQLLSKHPASPLTSAEGGAEEISNADALQKDEAEEEEWQRSGTCKPRGRVAEKRKRGRPPKVDQLRGETVDKEAFTTMHLPKGECDEVLLRDRSDMLHQLTSSQSTLNSTKCSSDITKSVGPSRFQHIPTLPLFSNPQQKEHLHKWIAQTDLSFVDDIIDKVYPEKKLSEKRDAPAMFTCRECKLLFXSLTSCRRHCAKHMTKKAFTCPDCDFATANIGGLYSHYRNHTQNLYACDKCDFRARIKAHYRDHLETHNPCRHICRICQKPYSTSSSLRSHIYLNHRNEEGMKYVWWLRRKNQEQDKKNVVFQCPVCYQLFSELSLANQHFAAHEHSAPQEVMKCEVCGLEPLSPEMLKKHLMKHKVVYICCSCGKPQVTASCLHSHLREGACGSYSRDDNLKLSLLYSYTNAGTLPSLTSSKVLGIGPLLQDMETNISHQHLPDTKVCNNLKQQMKAVGYRQISELLREKLADLTASTCRTEIEVMKIVISTRSSTTVE